The genomic DNA AAATTGTAGGTAATTTGTGCAGCATAAGCGGAAAAAAGATAACTTGCCACTATTTCAGCACCGTTTATTATCATACCTATTTCAGCTCTTCCTTTTTTGAAATCTCTTTCAAAATTGTCAGGAATCTTTATAACAGCAATGGCTTTATCTTCCAGCAGCTTATCTTCCAGCAGCTTATCATTTAAAACATAGCCCTGAAAATTGAAGTAAGGTTTATGAAACTTGTAAACATACTCCCTTGAAATTGGAGTCATATCATAATCCTGAACGAAAAATTTTGCATTTCTAAGAGTAAGACTTATTCCGGTAGCAGCAAAATATATGTCAAGCGTAAAAGCATATATGGCAAATATGAGCAATCCTTTACTTCTGATAAATTGAAGAAGTTCTTTGTAAATAAGCGTTGAAAACCTACCGAAAAACTCTTTCATCTTTCCCTCTTTCTAAAAAGCCTCACATTAAGAGCGAAAAATAGCACATAAAAACTCACCAATGCTGCAACATGAGGAATTAGAGGTAAAATTCCAGCGTCTTTGAAGAAACAGGATTTTAAGATCTTCATATAGTAGTAAGTAGGGATTATATGAGCCATTAAAAGACCGTTCTTGTTCATGGCACTTATAGGTGTCATATAACCAGAATAGAGAATGGAAGGAACAATCGTCAGTATTATAGAGCCAACAAAAGCAGAAACCTGAGTATTTAAAAAAGTCGAAAGAAGAAGTCCGAAAGCTGATGCAACAAAAATAAAAAGAATAGAAGCCAGCAAAAAGAAAAGAAGATTGCCTTTAAAAGGCACTTTAAAAACGAACAATGTCATTAAAAATATCATCAAAAAGTTTATGAAAGAAACAATAACCGTGTAAATTTGCTTGCCCAAAAGAAATTCAACCTTTGTAATCGATGAAGTGTATATGTTATAAATTGAACCTCTTTCTTTCTCTTTAGCAATTAAAAGAGATGCCATAACTGCCGGTGACATAAAAAGAACAACTGCCATCGTTCCCGAAGCCATCAAGTATTCCTGTTTTAAGTTTTCATTAAACCAGTACCTTGTCTTTAAACGCACCGGTAGAGAAACATTGGTCACCTTTGCCAGACGATCAAGATTCATCTGATTAATAACTGCAGTAACGTAGCTTTTAGCCATCTCTCCCCTGTACGGAAAAGTGCCATCAACAATGATGAAAACTTTTTTGTTCTTACCGCTTTTTATGTCTTTTTCAAAATCTGGCGGAATAACCAGACCAAATCTTGCTTTGTTATCTAGTATAAGTTTATCTATTTGCTTTTCGGAATTTACTTCTCCAAGAAAATGGAAATACTCTTTTGTAGCGGAAAGCTTATACACAAGTTCTCTACTCAAGCTGGAATGATCATAATCTACAACAACAAAAGGTATCTTATCAACATCCAATCTCATACCGTAACCGAAAATAAGCATCATTGTAACAGGCACTACAAAAACCACAATCGTCCCTATTCTATCTTTAATCATCTCCTTAAACTCTTTAACAACTATCGTTTTAATCTTCCGTAAATTCATGTTCCCTCACAGCATATACAAATACATCTTCCATAGAAATTGGAGCTTCCTTCATATAAACAACATTAACACCTGCTTTCTTCAAATCTTCAGAATTTAAAGAAATTCTGGAATATATTCTGATTCTCCTCCCGTATAAAACTGCATTAAACCCATTCGCCAGGAGCTTATCCACATCAGAAAAGGGATTTTCTGTTTTTACTTCATAGATTTTCCCTATTTTCTTTAAAGTCTCTGACTTTAAGTAAGGAGGAGTTCCAAAGGCAATCATTTTTCCTCTATTCATTAACAAAATTCTGTCGCAATATTCGGCTTCATCCATATAGTGAGTGGTTACTATTATAGTTACACCTATTTCTCTGGCGAGAAAACGTATTATCTGCCAGAACGCATCTCTCTCTGCAGGATCAACGCCGGATGTAGGTTCATCGAGAAACAGAACCGCAGGACCGTGAATCACAGCACACATAAGAGCCAAACGCTGTTTAATACCTAACGGTAAATCTTCGACAATAGTGTCCCTATACTTCTCAAGACCAACAAGAGAAATAGATTCTTCTATTCTCTCTTTCAAAACATCTGTTGCAAGGTTATATATCTTTCCCCACAGGAAAAGGTTCTCATAGACAGTTAAATCAGCATAAAGAGAAAATTTCTGAGACATATACCCTATTACTGTTTTTATTTTTTCGCCTCTCATTCCGGCTATTTCACAAACACCGGAAGTCGGATTGTAAAGTCCCGTCATAACCTTTATGAGAGTTGTTTTTCCAGCACCGTTAGGCCCCAACAATCCGAAAATTTCTCCCTTCTTAACGGTAAAAGAGATGTGATCAACAGCCGTAAAATCTCCAAATTTCTTAACAAGATCTTTAACAACTATAGCATCTTCAGGCACGGGAAAATCAATGAAAAAAAATGGCTTTAAAACAACTCTCTTTAATCCCGTTTTAAGCAAAAAGACATCCTCGACTCCTGGCTCAACTTTTTTAAGTTTAAGACGAAGGCTTTTTAATTCTACGGGTTCCTTATCTGTAACAAATCTGAGCACACTGCCTTTCAGTCTGGGAATCTTGTAAAATCTCCAAGCAATTTCATAGGCCTTTTCAACATCCTCCCCTTCGGCTTCATAAACGGTTAACTCTTCTTCAAACAGCTCTTCGGGATTTGCAGTAACTATAATTTTTCCGTTCTTCATTATTGAAAGGACCGTGCTCCTTTCAGCTTCGTCAAGGTAAGACGTAGAAATTACAGCCGTTATACCTTCATCTTTCACAAAGTTATAAATAAGCTTCCAGAGTTCTCGCCTTGAAACCGGATCTACTCCCGTGGTAGGTTCATCGAGAATAATAATCTCAGGAGTGTGAATAAGACTGCAACAGATCCCGAGCTTTTGCATCATTCCACCGGATAGTTTCCCGGCTTCTCTTTTTCTAAAAGGAAGCAACCCTGTGGTTTTTAAGAGGAGGTTTTTTCTCTGTTCTCTAACATCTTCAGGAACATCGTGAAGATCTGCGAAAAAATCGATGTTCTCTTCAACCGACAAAGTGTGATATAGATTTAAACCAAGACCCTGAGGCATAAAGGCTATTTTATCTTTAAGCTTCTCAGCAACCCTGTCATCTTTTATATCAATGCCAAACAGTCGGACTTCACCATCATCATATTCAAGGACACCCGCAATGGTTTTAAGTGTCGAGGATTTACCTGCCCCGTCAGGTCCCACAAATATGTAAATGTCCTGCTTTTTGACAGAAAAAGAGATACCATCAACAGCTACTATTTTTCCCTTATTGTAAGTTTTTCTCAGGTTTCTAACATCAACAACATTCATTTCCCAATCTCTATGTAACCATCAGCAGGCATACCGGGCTTTAAAACATGATCAGGATTTGATTTAAGCTTAAGTTTTACACCGAAAACTTCTTTTACCCTTTCCTCTTTCGTCTGAACTTCCTTCGGTGTAAATTCAGCTTTTTGAGCGATATAACTAACATATGCGGGAAACTTCTTACCAGGATAAGCATCTACCTCTACATAAGCAGGTTGTTTAAGGTGAATAAGTCCTACCTTTTTCTCAGGAATAAAGCCTTTTAAATAAAGCTTGTCCATGTTAACTATTGAAAAAAGGCGAAATCCTGCGGGAATCACTTCACCAACATTCACATATTTCACGGTAATAGTTCCATTTACCGGTGCTTTTATTACTGTATCTGATAAATGAGCTTCCGCTTCATCAACAACCGCCTTAGCCTGATTGACTCTATCTAAAAAAGCAAGATACTCTTTCTCTTTTGCCTTTACAGTTGCCTTTAAAGCGTCAATCTCATTATCCAGTGAAGCAATATCACTGTATTTACTCTTAACAATTTCCACACCTGCTTTCGCTATCTTTACGGCCTTTTTAGCTTTCAAAAGGTTTTCCTTTCCACTTTCAAAATCAGCTTTTGCAACCTTAAAAGCCATAACCGCCTTATCAAATTCAGAACGGGGTATTATCTTTTTTTCATAAAGTTTCTTAAACCTTTCATAGTCAGCTTCCGCCTTTTCATAAACAGCTTTTGCCTTCTTTAAAGCCTCTTCAGCTAAAGCAACATCTTTATTAGCCATAGACTCTTTTTCTCTGGCTATCTTTAACTGAAAATCAAGCTGACTCTTCAAAGAATTTCTCTTATCTATCAAAGCTGCTAAACGTTCTTTATAGGCGTTTACCTCTTGCTCCTTTGCCTGAGCTGCCTTTTGTGCAGCTTCAAAAGCGGCTTTTGCCTGCTCAACCCGTGCAAGGACAGCCTTTGAATCCAGAATCGCAAGCGTTTCGCCTTTTTTAACGTTATCTCCCTCATCAACGAAAATCTTTGTAACTCTTCCGGGAACTTTAGTCCCCACGTCTATCTCATCTCCTTCTATCCTACCGCTTACATAAACATTCTTTTCCGCTTTCTGAAAAAGAGAACAGGAACCTGTTAAAACCATTAAAAAAGCAAACAAAGGTATAAATCTCTTCATATCTCTCTCCGTTGAACCATGATTCACTATTCGTTAAAGTATAAAAAATAAAAGCTCTTAAAGTCAACTTTAACCACAGTTGACGACCAGGACTAACAGGAATACATTCCAGCCTAAACAGAGTAGGGAGTTTCTAATGACCTGGGTTAGTCTTGGACTTACACTTATTATAGGATTTGCACTGTTCACTTCCACAGCGTGGGGCATTTATAAAACATACAAAATTCACAAAAGTTACGGGGAAAAGAACCGTGACAGACATTAAATCCTTAACATTTCCCGAACTTCAGAACTTCGTAGTTTCCATAGGATTCAAAAAATACAGAACTTCACAGATAGCAAAATGGCTTTACAAAAAACTTGCAACTTCCTTTGATGAAATGACTGATATATCAAAAAAAGGAAGAAAAATTTTAAAAGAAAATGCTGAAATCTATAACCTTAAAATAGTGAATAAAGAGGTTTCTAAAGACGGAACCATAAAATACCTATTTGAATTAAAAGACGGTAACCGTATTGAAACAGTTTTCATACCTGAAAGAGACTGGAATACAATTTGTGTGTCAACTCAGGTAGGCTGCCCGATAGGTTGTAAATTCTGTTTTACTGCAAAAGACGGGTTTACAAGAAACCTGACAACTTCCGAGATTGTTGATCAATATTTATCGGTTCAAAGGGATGTAGGCATAGAAAATCGCATATCCAACGTGGTTTTTATGGGAATGGGTGAACCTCTTCTCAACTTTGAAAATGTCAAAAAAAGCATTGAAATACTCACTGACGATAGAATGATCGGACTGTCAAAAAGAAAAATAACAGTTTCTACCTGCGGTATTATTCCAGGAATTAAAAAGATGGCAAAAGAAATGCCAAAAATAAAGCTTGCACTGTCTCTTCATGCCACAGAAGATGAGACAAGAGAAAATCTAATACCCCTCAATAAGAAGTATTCCATAAGAGAAATAATGAAAGAACTTAAAAATTACCCGGCCGATAATATTAGACGAATAATGATTGAGTATCTTATGCTCGAAGGAATAAATGACTCTCCGGAAGATGCAGTGAGACTGTCAAAACTCGTAAAGGGTATTCCTGTAAAGGTGAATCTAATTCCGTTTAACCAATATCCTGGATCATCATTCAAAACACCTTCCAGGGAAAAGATAGAAGCTTTCCAAAAAATCTTATGGGACAGAGGAATTGCGACTTTCATACGGGATTCTAGAGGACAGGATATATCAGCAGCATGCGGGATGTTAAGAGGAAAAGATAAAGAGACTTCAAAGCAATAAAACTATCTTTATTAATTAACCATTTTCTAAAATTTGTTAAGCAAGAGTGCCAACATTATCTTCTCTTTTTTTTCCAACCTCTTTTAACATTACATCAACAAACTTTGAATCTGGCTTTTTATTAACTTCTATCTGAATGTAATTACCTGTCAAAACGAGATTCTTATCAGATCTATTTAAAGCAACTGCTCTTAATGTTTTACCTTTAAATTGCTTTCTAAACTGCAAATTCTTCTCTGTGCTTAAAGCTAACAGCTCCCGGGACCTTTTTTTCTTCTCTACCTGAGAAACATCATCTTTCAAAAGAGCCGCTCTGGTTCCTTTCCTGGGAGAATAGGTGAAAACATGAAGATAACCGAAAGGCAATGCTTCTATAAACTTTTTCATGGTTTGAAAATCTTCATCCGATTCTCCCGGAAAACCAACTATAACATCTGTCCCAATACAAACGTCTTTTTTCAAATCAGCCAGTTTAAAAGCCAACGATTCATAATACGAAAGAGTATATTTTCTTCCCATTTTCTCTAAAATTTTTTCACTTCCGCTCTGAAGAGGAATGTGAAAGTGAGGAGCTATCTTGTCGCTACTTACAATCTCAAGGAGCCTATCAGAAAACTCTTGAGGCTCAATAGAACTTAATCTTATCCAGAAATTTCCCGGAATTTCAACAATCTTTTCTAAAAGATCCGCAAGAGTTACATTTCCCAGATCCTTTCCGTAAGCCCCAAGATGTGTTCCTGTTAGAACTATTTCTACGTACCCGCTATTCACGAGCATCTCAACATGTTCAATCACCTTTTCCGGTATCTCACTTAACATTCTTCCACGAGCTTTAGGAATTATGCAGTAAGAACAAAAAGACTCACAACCCTGCTGTATTTTCAAAAAAGCCCGACTCTTCTTTCCATAATCCGCATTCATTAAAGGTTGAAATTCTGTTACATTCCATGTCCCTTTTAAAAAAACGCCCTTTGTGCGTCTTTCCACAATCTCCACAAGCCTAAACTTCTCAACATTTCCTGTAACTATATCAGCCTCTTTTATTGAAGAAACAATTTCAGGATAAACTTCACTGTAACAACCTGTAACAACAACAAGAGATTCTGGATTTATTCTTTTTGCTCTCCTGATAGCTTTTCTAGACTTAGCATCGGCAGAAGCCGTAACCGTACAAGTGTTAATCACATACACATCTGCCACTTCAGAAAACGGAACAACAGTATACCCCGCTTTTTTGAAAGCCTCTTCCATAAAGGCTGTCTCATGAAAATTCATCTTGCAACCAAGTGTATAAAATGCAACCTTTTTCATCTGCTCTCCGAACAGAAATTTTTACCAAATTTATATCCTAAAAGAGAAAATGAAATTTGTCAGGAAAAATTTTTATTGATGAAAAAGGAAATAGGGAAAAACAACAAAAAGCTCCGCTCAACTTTGTAACTTCATCTTTCAATCCTACAATTATATCTGTTTTAACAAATACTTCCGGAATAATATTCCTTAAATCAAGATTCATATAACTTTCAAGGAGTTTTATCGCTTTATCTTTGTCAGGTAAGGGATAGATGTCAGAAAATCCACACTCCTTTCTAAACCAAGTAACAGTAGTTTCAAAATCTCTGCTTAGCTTTTTCAAAAATCTTTTACAAATAACTTCAGGTTGAGACATGCCGCAAAAGAGCGGTGTCGGAGAATACAAAATCAATTTATTAATTTTCTCTGGAAAGTAAACAGCCATCAAGATAGCAACAGAAGCTCCAATAGACCATCCCACAACAGTAGAACTACTTTTTATACTTTTCCCAAATTTTTTAGCAACCTCATAAATATTGGTTATCTGTAATGGTGAATTACCATGCCCAGGAAGCTCCAGATGGAAAGCATTTGCAAAGGGTGTTTTCATCCATATATCCTTATTAAAAGACCAACCATGAATTGTATAAACCATTTTTGCCTCTCTTACTATGGTATTTACTAAATTATATATCTGCAAAATCTAAAAACAGAGAAAAATAAATTACGGAATAATTGTTCATATATCCGAACACATCTGAAAACAATCAAATATTATAGCTCTTGAAAATATAATCATTTTCGCCATCTTTTGTATAATGAAGCAAAACTGAGCGAACGAGGGGAAGATGAACGAAGATTTTTTCTCAATGTGGGAAAATATAAAAAAGCCAGTTTTAATACTAAAAGACAAAGGTGAAATCGCATATTGTAATTCAGCACTAAAAGAATTATTCAACGTTGAAACAATAGACAGAGCAACACATTGCTATAAATTGATATTTGACTCTAACTACCCCTGCTTTGACGAAGAAAGGCTAATATGTCCCGTTAAATTACTGATGAAGAACCACAGAGATTCCTGTATAGTCCTTCGAACAATAAAAGTTAACGAGAAGAACAGAGAATATCTAATAGAATGTTTCCGTGAAAACAACTTTATAGTCGCAATTTTTACTGAAGTAACAGAGATAATAAAAGAATTTGGAAAAGAAAAAATAAAAAGCATAAAAGAGTTTGCGTCTTCCCTTGTTGGAGAAGTTTCAAAAAATAGTAGAACATTTATAACGCTCATATCAATATCAAATTTTGATGAGATAGTAAAAATCTATGGTATAGAAACATCCATTGTTGTTTCCGGAAAGCTCGAATCAAAAATCAAAAAATTCCTCAGCATGTCAGGAGTAGAGTCATTTGCAATATCTGACGGAAACATAGTTACAGTGTTTAAAAATGGTTTTTCAACTGAAGAAATAAAGAAAATAGAAAGAAAAATACTAAGTATGTTAACAGAATTTGAAGTAGAAGTACTGGATGATAAAGTGCCGGTAAATACAGTTCTCGTATCAGTTTTTCTAAAAAAAGAGGAGTTCAGCACCGTATCAGATTTAATATCAGTTCTCCTCCTCATGAAAAGTCGTCTCTCTTTTGCAAATGAGAAAAAAGTCTCTCTTGACAGCATACAAGGAATAGAAAAAATAATTCTCAAAAAGAGAAAAAAACTGAAATTAATCGTCAAAAGCCTTAATGAAAATAAAATAGATATCTTCTTCCAGCCTATAATCAATATAAACTCTGGTAAACTTGAGCATTTTGAAGTTTTAATGAGAGTTAGGGAAAACAACGAAGTGATTCCAGCAGGTTATTTTATAGACGAACTTTATGAAAACAATTTAAGTGTAGAATGTGATATAAAAGTTCTTGAAAAGTTAAGGGAATACAAGGATATTCTGGGAAAGTTTGGCTATCCAGTATATATAAATGTATCCCACCGAGCTTTAGGCTCTCTATTTTACAGAGACGAATTAAAAAAGACCATAAAACTCCTTGCAAAGTCAAATGTCAAAGTAAACGTTGAAATTACCGAACAAGTTTTATTCGAGAATTTTAAAATTTTAGAGATAGCATCAAGAGAACTAAATTTTTCAATAGCAATAGACGACTTCGGAAGCGGTTACTCTTCATTCAAACTGGTTTCTGAACTTGTTAAAAGAGGAATGTTGACTGCCATAAAATTAGACAGTTCTCTTGTTAAAAATGTAATGGATGATGAAAATCTGATCAGAATCATATCTTTAATATCTTTTATGGCAAAGATTTTCCGCGTTAAAACAATAGCAGAATATGTAGAAAATGAAAAAATCGTCGAAATTCTAAAAGAATTAAACATAGATTACGCCCAGGGATACTTTTTCTCAAAACCTATTCCTATAGACGAAGTAGAAAAGGTTGTTGAAAAATTTGGAAGCAACTGCGAAAGATGGTAGTAGCTTTCTGGAAAATTTGCCATATAATCTACACTTATGGAAACCCCAGGTATTGTACTTAAAAAGGAGAAACTGTCTGAAAGGCTATTTCATCTATCCCTATATACGGAAAGAATGGGAAAAATAAACGCTTTGATAAGATTGGAACTTAAGGATTTCCCGCTATCTGTGGAGCCGTTTTCTCTATCTATTTTTAATCTGAAAATCACAGGTGAAAGAACAGAAATAATGAAAGTTAAACTATTAAAGCATAACGTTCCTAAAGACATAAGGAAATTCAAATATTTAAGTTTAATTGCAAAATATGTTGATAGTTTCACAGGCAGCGCACCGGAGAAAAAAATTTTCGAACTAACCAGATTCTACATGATGAACGTAAAAGACCGCTTTTTGCTCGCAGCAACAATGTTTATAATAAAACTTGCTTTCTTTGAAGGACTATTTCCAAATCTAACCAGATGTGCAATTTGCGGTTCCTCAAAAAACATATCAGGATTTTCATTAGAAGAAGGAAGCATAGTGTGCAACAAATGTTCCAGAGGTAATCTGATTCCGTGGAACGAAACTCTTTCAAAAGAAACAATTTACCTTCTCAAAAATTCTTTTTTTTCTATCAAATTTTGTAGAATTAATAGTCTAAAACGGATAAGAAATTTGTTCGAAAAACATTTATCTTATAGAATTGGAACAGAAAATGTTATCTAAAGACAAGCAAAAAGCTTTAACGGTATCAGGAGACACGATAGTTGAAGCCAACGCAGGCACAGGAAAAACACGGTTAATAGTTGAAAAAGTCGTCTCTTTAATAGAAAACGGATACCGAATTGATGAAATTGTATTGATTACATTTACAGAAGCGGCTGCAGGTGAACTAAAAGAGAGAGTAAAAAACAGGATATATGAAGAAGTCATGAAAGGAAAAGAAAAATTTCAGGATGCGATTCTGCTTCTTCCGTCAGCGCCCATAAGCACTATACACGCCTTCTGTTACGAAATATTGAAACGATTCGGATTCCGTTACGGTTACTTTGACATAGATTGCGAAATGTTAACAGAAATAGAAGCAGAAAACATGCTTGAAGAAGCGGTTTTCAAAGTAATAAGCAATATAGATATAAATCTACTAAGAAATGTTATAAAAAGAATTTCTTCAGACTACATAGCAGGACTTAACACTCTTATCAACTTCATAAAAGAGAGTATTAAACACAGGACAAGATTTGCCGTTTTTCAAGAAAACTTCTCTGCCGACAACATGTTTTTGAAAGTTGAAGAACTTTTTAATTTGATAA from Desulfurobacterium indicum includes the following:
- a CDS encoding HlyD family secretion protein, with the protein product MKRFIPLFAFLMVLTGSCSLFQKAEKNVYVSGRIEGDEIDVGTKVPGRVTKIFVDEGDNVKKGETLAILDSKAVLARVEQAKAAFEAAQKAAQAKEQEVNAYKERLAALIDKRNSLKSQLDFQLKIAREKESMANKDVALAEEALKKAKAVYEKAEADYERFKKLYEKKIIPRSEFDKAVMAFKVAKADFESGKENLLKAKKAVKIAKAGVEIVKSKYSDIASLDNEIDALKATVKAKEKEYLAFLDRVNQAKAVVDEAEAHLSDTVIKAPVNGTITVKYVNVGEVIPAGFRLFSIVNMDKLYLKGFIPEKKVGLIHLKQPAYVEVDAYPGKKFPAYVSYIAQKAEFTPKEVQTKEERVKEVFGVKLKLKSNPDHVLKPGMPADGYIEIGK
- the mtaB gene encoding tRNA (N(6)-L-threonylcarbamoyladenosine(37)-C(2))-methylthiotransferase MtaB produces the protein MKKVAFYTLGCKMNFHETAFMEEAFKKAGYTVVPFSEVADVYVINTCTVTASADAKSRKAIRRAKRINPESLVVVTGCYSEVYPEIVSSIKEADIVTGNVEKFRLVEIVERRTKGVFLKGTWNVTEFQPLMNADYGKKSRAFLKIQQGCESFCSYCIIPKARGRMLSEIPEKVIEHVEMLVNSGYVEIVLTGTHLGAYGKDLGNVTLADLLEKIVEIPGNFWIRLSSIEPQEFSDRLLEIVSSDKIAPHFHIPLQSGSEKILEKMGRKYTLSYYESLAFKLADLKKDVCIGTDVIVGFPGESDEDFQTMKKFIEALPFGYLHVFTYSPRKGTRAALLKDDVSQVEKKKRSRELLALSTEKNLQFRKQFKGKTLRAVALNRSDKNLVLTGNYIQIEVNKKPDSKFVDVMLKEVGKKREDNVGTLA
- the rlmN gene encoding 23S rRNA (adenine(2503)-C(2))-methyltransferase RlmN, whose amino-acid sequence is MTDIKSLTFPELQNFVVSIGFKKYRTSQIAKWLYKKLATSFDEMTDISKKGRKILKENAEIYNLKIVNKEVSKDGTIKYLFELKDGNRIETVFIPERDWNTICVSTQVGCPIGCKFCFTAKDGFTRNLTTSEIVDQYLSVQRDVGIENRISNVVFMGMGEPLLNFENVKKSIEILTDDRMIGLSKRKITVSTCGIIPGIKKMAKEMPKIKLALSLHATEDETRENLIPLNKKYSIREIMKELKNYPADNIRRIMIEYLMLEGINDSPEDAVRLSKLVKGIPVKVNLIPFNQYPGSSFKTPSREKIEAFQKILWDRGIATFIRDSRGQDISAACGMLRGKDKETSKQ
- the recO gene encoding DNA repair protein RecO gives rise to the protein METPGIVLKKEKLSERLFHLSLYTERMGKINALIRLELKDFPLSVEPFSLSIFNLKITGERTEIMKVKLLKHNVPKDIRKFKYLSLIAKYVDSFTGSAPEKKIFELTRFYMMNVKDRFLLAATMFIIKLAFFEGLFPNLTRCAICGSSKNISGFSLEEGSIVCNKCSRGNLIPWNETLSKETIYLLKNSFFSIKFCRINSLKRIRNLFEKHLSYRIGTENVI
- a CDS encoding ATP-binding cassette domain-containing protein, translating into MNVVDVRNLRKTYNKGKIVAVDGISFSVKKQDIYIFVGPDGAGKSSTLKTIAGVLEYDDGEVRLFGIDIKDDRVAEKLKDKIAFMPQGLGLNLYHTLSVEENIDFFADLHDVPEDVREQRKNLLLKTTGLLPFRKREAGKLSGGMMQKLGICCSLIHTPEIIILDEPTTGVDPVSRRELWKLIYNFVKDEGITAVISTSYLDEAERSTVLSIMKNGKIIVTANPEELFEEELTVYEAEGEDVEKAYEIAWRFYKIPRLKGSVLRFVTDKEPVELKSLRLKLKKVEPGVEDVFLLKTGLKRVVLKPFFFIDFPVPEDAIVVKDLVKKFGDFTAVDHISFTVKKGEIFGLLGPNGAGKTTLIKVMTGLYNPTSGVCEIAGMRGEKIKTVIGYMSQKFSLYADLTVYENLFLWGKIYNLATDVLKERIEESISLVGLEKYRDTIVEDLPLGIKQRLALMCAVIHGPAVLFLDEPTSGVDPAERDAFWQIIRFLAREIGVTIIVTTHYMDEAEYCDRILLMNRGKMIAFGTPPYLKSETLKKIGKIYEVKTENPFSDVDKLLANGFNAVLYGRRIRIYSRISLNSEDLKKAGVNVVYMKEAPISMEDVFVYAVREHEFTED
- a CDS encoding EAL domain-containing protein, encoding MNEDFFSMWENIKKPVLILKDKGEIAYCNSALKELFNVETIDRATHCYKLIFDSNYPCFDEERLICPVKLLMKNHRDSCIVLRTIKVNEKNREYLIECFRENNFIVAIFTEVTEIIKEFGKEKIKSIKEFASSLVGEVSKNSRTFITLISISNFDEIVKIYGIETSIVVSGKLESKIKKFLSMSGVESFAISDGNIVTVFKNGFSTEEIKKIERKILSMLTEFEVEVLDDKVPVNTVLVSVFLKKEEFSTVSDLISVLLLMKSRLSFANEKKVSLDSIQGIEKIILKKRKKLKLIVKSLNENKIDIFFQPIININSGKLEHFEVLMRVRENNEVIPAGYFIDELYENNLSVECDIKVLEKLREYKDILGKFGYPVYINVSHRALGSLFYRDELKKTIKLLAKSNVKVNVEITEQVLFENFKILEIASRELNFSIAIDDFGSGYSSFKLVSELVKRGMLTAIKLDSSLVKNVMDDENLIRIISLISFMAKIFRVKTIAEYVENEKIVEILKELNIDYAQGYFFSKPIPIDEVEKVVEKFGSNCERW
- a CDS encoding ABC transporter permease, with product MNLRKIKTIVVKEFKEMIKDRIGTIVVFVVPVTMMLIFGYGMRLDVDKIPFVVVDYDHSSLSRELVYKLSATKEYFHFLGEVNSEKQIDKLILDNKARFGLVIPPDFEKDIKSGKNKKVFIIVDGTFPYRGEMAKSYVTAVINQMNLDRLAKVTNVSLPVRLKTRYWFNENLKQEYLMASGTMAVVLFMSPAVMASLLIAKEKERGSIYNIYTSSITKVEFLLGKQIYTVIVSFINFLMIFLMTLFVFKVPFKGNLLFFLLASILFIFVASAFGLLLSTFLNTQVSAFVGSIILTIVPSILYSGYMTPISAMNKNGLLMAHIIPTYYYMKILKSCFFKDAGILPLIPHVAALVSFYVLFFALNVRLFRKRER
- a CDS encoding alpha/beta fold hydrolase translates to MVYTIHGWSFNKDIWMKTPFANAFHLELPGHGNSPLQITNIYEVAKKFGKSIKSSSTVVGWSIGASVAILMAVYFPEKINKLILYSPTPLFCGMSQPEVICKRFLKKLSRDFETTVTWFRKECGFSDIYPLPDKDKAIKLLESYMNLDLRNIIPEVFVKTDIIVGLKDEVTKLSGAFCCFSLFPFSSIKIFPDKFHFLF